One genomic window of Hymenobacter sp. J193 includes the following:
- a CDS encoding translocation/assembly module TamB: protein MSTPVRRALYVVLGLLAFVLLLVVGVIVALQFPSVQDFAARKAAGYLQDKIGTEVRIAKFRTDWRHGLALDGVYLEDQKGDTLLSVGKLAVGIDLWALTKSQINVSNVELVDGTVHLSRTEPDSVYNFDYILAAFATGDTTTTTAADSTGGFKYDIGDAHLQNIYLTYNDQVDGMSVRTRVGDLAVAMDEVDVDRSIYRVESAALKNTALDITQTKVPPDTPAEPLTLTFGLGKATLDNVALNYRNDPSRQYIKTRIGQGEVTADNIDLIRQRIDLNSLTLRNSELAYAQNENVPVAQRVINPAETVQKLDSAVTQTTGAPTSWRVSLKESDISGLRFAFDNVDEKRQRTRLAAMDYNHLLFDSLALRTRNLVYTENRTTGRIDLLRGREQSGFRVDKAQANVVYDSVQIRLDDLDLITPHTRIRRTLAIGFDSLGMLSDMKQVGKMRLEADLRNTRLGFRDILYLAPDLITEKPFTSGANQSVLLSGRVNGRLNNFALNDLEIVGLRNTIVRGSGRIQGLPNTDGRLYTDLNIRQLTTSKRDLNDILPAGLIPEDVINLPDRATLSGTVRGRPTANDLALNLQANTSYGGATIAATMKPGPVGREPFNAKFNLQNFQLGKLLRQPDIGPITGSGTYAGRGFDPETMQGQLTAKLTKARYGNYTYSNIDAKVGIRGQQYDIDARSTGDANAAFAIKGTVDLRNPNAPQYAFSGNVQSLNLTALGFYSGGSLRVQGNLDANLRGSDLNTLNGTVKGTGVAINLNNQLIPLDTLNARFLQQTGRTEVDFASSILQATIRGNTRLGDMITELQGHIDRYFDLPGIQYRPSTAARQFTFDVTVPQSGTKLLPKLLPGLTRITPFQATGAYDSRVASLTVRSDVARMRYQGITFDSLKLRVGSDPQKLDYSVVLDQVRQDTTLRIPNPSIVGSIANNQIGTRVRIAESDSVERLNLPGVLQVLNGGGAYQFSFGQQIMVDGKEWSALPNNFVRYTTATGNIEAQNVRLSRNGQTERFLALQTLAGPRNPLQVQIGNFDLYALGRAAGLQDSLVGGRLNGEAVVYNLGRTGQAFTADMDLTDFAYNKYILGNVALQAVNQTANRYDIVASLTGGPDQNDVLATGYYLGSGEISLDVDLNQLQLKTIEPFSAGQLREMTGALSGPLTIRGTTTNPQLRGNVRFRDAGFTLSQLGAPFRLSEDELVLDERGLHFDNFAIIDSLGKKAIVDGYIVPARSLAAVGQYRLDLRATTNNFLAVQSTRRDNPLYYGKLFVDSDTRVSGFLYRPQVRTRATVADGSDLTVVVPSDDPVVVEREGIVIFVDKDAPKVDSALVREVADIDSSLVATGYDVQANITVTDRTPFTVVIDEASGDNLRVRAEGQLDAKLDERGAQTLVGRLNVTDGQYKMSLYDLAERKFVIGQGSYLVWTGDPYNAQVNVSAIYKVQAVAADLIANQLDGDATLSNLSRNRLPFEVYLNVTDQLLKPTIGFDIRLPETTTGAVAEPVRAKLEQLRQPSQTNELNKQVFALMVLGRFLADNPLQSTSGPGTFVGNQLRGSASQVLTDQLNNLTGQYLAGVGLELGVNSYTAVEGSGEQTNRTDLNVAVRRQLFNERVTVRLGTDVPLGGNSGNQLSQGSASTSQFAGNVSVEYNILPDGRLRLRAFRDNAYQDIDGPFARTGAALIFQRDYNSLQDLFAKPPTEVKEAVRTDRRARRDERKAEADTLKNNALN from the coding sequence TTGTCTACTCCCGTTCGTCGCGCGCTATACGTTGTGCTCGGGCTGCTGGCCTTTGTGCTGCTGCTCGTTGTTGGGGTTATTGTGGCCCTGCAGTTTCCTTCTGTTCAGGACTTTGCCGCCCGCAAAGCAGCCGGCTACCTCCAGGATAAGATCGGCACGGAGGTGCGTATTGCCAAGTTCCGCACCGACTGGCGCCACGGCCTGGCGCTGGATGGCGTGTACCTCGAAGACCAGAAAGGCGACACCCTGCTCTCGGTAGGCAAGCTGGCGGTGGGCATCGACCTGTGGGCGCTGACCAAATCCCAGATCAACGTGAGTAACGTGGAGCTGGTGGATGGCACCGTGCACCTCAGCCGCACCGAGCCCGACTCCGTCTACAACTTCGACTACATCCTGGCCGCCTTTGCCACCGGCGACACCACGACCACCACGGCGGCCGACTCCACGGGTGGCTTCAAGTACGACATCGGCGACGCCCACCTGCAGAATATCTACCTGACCTACAACGACCAGGTAGACGGCATGAGCGTGCGCACCCGCGTGGGCGACCTGGCCGTGGCCATGGATGAAGTAGACGTGGACCGCAGCATCTACCGGGTGGAATCGGCGGCGCTCAAGAACACGGCCCTCGACATCACCCAAACCAAAGTGCCGCCGGATACGCCCGCCGAGCCGCTCACGCTCACCTTCGGGCTGGGCAAGGCCACCCTCGACAACGTGGCCCTCAACTACCGCAACGACCCTTCGCGGCAGTACATCAAAACGCGCATCGGGCAGGGCGAAGTCACGGCCGATAACATCGACCTCATCCGCCAGCGCATCGACCTGAACTCGCTTACGCTGCGCAACTCGGAGCTGGCTTATGCCCAGAATGAGAACGTGCCGGTGGCGCAGCGCGTCATCAACCCCGCCGAAACGGTGCAGAAGCTGGACTCGGCCGTGACGCAGACCACCGGGGCGCCAACCTCCTGGCGCGTGAGCCTCAAGGAGTCCGACATCAGCGGGCTGCGGTTTGCCTTCGACAACGTGGACGAAAAGCGGCAGCGCACCCGCCTGGCGGCTATGGACTACAACCACCTGCTGTTCGATTCGTTGGCCTTGCGCACCCGCAACCTGGTGTACACCGAAAACCGCACCACCGGCCGCATCGATCTGCTGCGCGGGCGGGAGCAAAGCGGTTTCCGGGTGGATAAGGCCCAGGCCAACGTGGTGTACGACTCGGTGCAGATCCGTCTCGACGACCTTGACCTGATTACCCCGCACACCCGCATCCGCCGCACCCTCGCCATCGGGTTCGACTCGCTGGGTATGCTCTCGGACATGAAGCAGGTGGGCAAGATGCGCCTGGAAGCCGACCTGCGCAATACGCGCCTGGGCTTCCGCGACATCCTGTACCTGGCCCCCGACCTCATCACCGAAAAGCCCTTTACCAGCGGGGCCAACCAGTCGGTGCTGCTGAGCGGGCGCGTGAACGGGCGCCTGAACAACTTCGCGCTCAACGATCTGGAAATTGTGGGCCTGCGCAACACCATCGTGCGTGGGTCGGGCCGCATCCAGGGCTTGCCGAACACCGACGGCCGCCTCTACACCGACCTGAACATCCGGCAGCTGACCACCTCTAAGCGTGACCTGAATGATATTCTGCCCGCGGGCCTCATTCCGGAGGACGTTATCAACCTGCCGGACCGTGCTACGCTAAGCGGCACCGTGCGCGGCCGTCCCACGGCCAACGACCTGGCCCTGAACCTGCAGGCCAACACCTCGTATGGTGGCGCTACCATTGCCGCTACCATGAAACCGGGACCAGTGGGCCGGGAGCCATTCAACGCGAAGTTTAACCTGCAGAACTTTCAGCTGGGCAAGCTGCTGCGCCAGCCCGATATTGGCCCCATCACGGGCAGCGGCACCTACGCCGGGCGTGGCTTCGACCCCGAAACCATGCAGGGGCAGCTCACGGCCAAGCTCACCAAGGCCCGCTACGGGAACTACACTTACAGCAACATCGACGCGAAAGTGGGTATCCGCGGGCAGCAGTACGACATTGATGCCCGCAGCACCGGCGACGCCAATGCGGCCTTTGCCATCAAAGGCACCGTGGATTTGCGTAACCCCAACGCCCCGCAGTACGCCTTCAGCGGCAACGTGCAGAGCCTGAACCTGACCGCCCTGGGCTTCTACTCGGGCGGCTCCCTCCGGGTGCAGGGCAACCTTGACGCCAACCTGCGCGGCTCGGACCTGAACACGCTGAACGGCACTGTGAAGGGCACCGGCGTGGCCATCAACCTCAACAACCAGCTGATTCCGCTGGATACGCTCAATGCCCGCTTCCTGCAGCAAACCGGCCGCACGGAGGTAGACTTTGCCTCCAGCATCCTGCAGGCTACCATCCGGGGCAATACGCGCCTGGGCGACATGATAACCGAACTGCAGGGCCACATCGACCGGTATTTTGACCTGCCCGGCATCCAGTACCGGCCCAGCACGGCGGCCCGGCAGTTCACCTTCGATGTGACGGTGCCGCAGTCGGGCACGAAGCTGCTGCCTAAGCTGCTGCCGGGCCTCACGCGCATCACGCCCTTTCAGGCCACCGGTGCCTACGACAGCCGCGTGGCCTCACTCACAGTGCGTTCCGACGTGGCCCGCATGCGCTACCAGGGCATCACCTTCGACTCGCTGAAGCTGCGCGTGGGCTCCGACCCGCAGAAGCTCGACTACTCCGTGGTTCTCGACCAGGTGCGGCAGGATACCACACTGCGTATTCCGAACCCTTCGATAGTGGGCAGCATTGCCAACAACCAGATCGGCACGCGGGTGCGCATTGCCGAGTCGGACTCGGTGGAGCGGCTGAATCTGCCGGGCGTATTGCAGGTGCTCAATGGCGGCGGCGCTTACCAGTTCAGCTTCGGCCAGCAGATTATGGTAGATGGCAAGGAGTGGTCGGCTCTGCCCAACAACTTCGTGCGCTATACCACTGCCACGGGTAACATCGAAGCCCAGAACGTGCGCCTCTCCCGCAACGGGCAGACCGAGCGGTTTTTGGCGCTGCAAACCCTGGCCGGTCCCCGCAACCCGCTGCAGGTGCAGATCGGCAACTTCGACCTCTACGCTCTGGGCCGGGCCGCCGGCCTGCAGGACTCGCTGGTGGGTGGGCGGCTCAATGGCGAAGCCGTGGTGTATAACCTGGGCCGCACGGGCCAGGCCTTCACCGCCGATATGGATCTGACGGACTTCGCCTATAACAAGTACATTCTGGGCAACGTGGCGCTACAGGCCGTGAATCAGACCGCCAACCGCTACGACATTGTGGCCTCGCTCACGGGTGGGCCCGACCAGAACGACGTGCTGGCGACCGGCTACTACCTGGGCTCGGGCGAAATTTCCCTGGACGTGGACCTCAATCAGCTCCAGCTGAAAACCATTGAGCCCTTCTCGGCCGGGCAGCTGCGCGAAATGACGGGCGCCCTCAGCGGACCGCTCACCATCCGGGGCACTACCACCAACCCGCAGCTGCGCGGCAACGTCCGGTTCCGCGACGCGGGCTTCACGCTTTCCCAGCTGGGGGCACCCTTCCGGCTCTCGGAAGATGAGCTGGTGCTGGATGAGCGGGGCCTGCACTTCGACAACTTCGCCATTATCGACTCCCTGGGCAAAAAAGCCATTGTGGATGGCTACATCGTGCCGGCCCGCAGCCTGGCCGCGGTGGGGCAGTACCGCCTTGACCTGCGGGCCACGACCAACAACTTCCTGGCCGTGCAAAGCACTCGGCGCGACAACCCGCTCTACTACGGTAAGCTGTTCGTAGACTCCGACACGCGGGTGAGTGGCTTCCTGTACCGGCCGCAGGTGCGCACCCGCGCCACCGTGGCCGATGGCTCCGACCTGACCGTGGTAGTGCCCTCCGACGACCCCGTGGTAGTGGAGCGCGAAGGCATCGTCATCTTCGTGGACAAGGACGCGCCCAAGGTGGACTCGGCCCTGGTGCGCGAAGTGGCCGACATCGACTCTTCCCTGGTTGCTACGGGTTACGACGTGCAGGCCAACATCACCGTAACGGACCGTACGCCCTTCACCGTGGTGATTGACGAAGCCTCCGGCGACAACCTGCGGGTGCGGGCCGAGGGGCAGCTGGATGCCAAGCTGGATGAGCGCGGCGCCCAGACGCTGGTAGGCCGCCTGAACGTGACGGATGGCCAGTACAAAATGTCGCTCTACGACCTGGCCGAGCGCAAATTCGTCATTGGCCAGGGCAGCTACCTGGTGTGGACCGGTGACCCGTACAACGCCCAGGTGAACGTGTCGGCCATTTACAAGGTGCAGGCCGTGGCCGCCGACCTCATTGCCAACCAGCTGGACGGCGACGCTACTTTGAGCAATCTGTCCCGCAACCGCCTGCCCTTCGAGGTGTACCTGAACGTGACCGACCAGCTGCTCAAGCCTACCATCGGCTTTGATATCCGGCTGCCCGAAACCACCACCGGTGCCGTTGCCGAGCCAGTGCGGGCCAAGCTGGAGCAGCTGCGCCAGCCCAGCCAGACCAACGAGTTGAACAAGCAGGTATTTGCCCTGATGGTGCTGGGCCGCTTCCTGGCCGACAACCCGCTGCAGAGCACCTCCGGCCCCGGCACCTTCGTGGGCAATCAGCTGCGGGGCTCGGCCAGCCAGGTGCTCACCGACCAGCTCAACAACCTCACCGGGCAGTACCTGGCCGGCGTAGGGCTGGAGCTGGGGGTGAATTCCTATACGGCCGTAGAAGGCAGCGGGGAACAAACCAACCGCACCGACCTGAACGTGGCCGTGCGCCGCCAGCTGTTCAACGAGCGGGTGACGGTGCGCCTGGGTACCGATGTGCCCCTGGGTGGCAATTCCGGCAACCAGCTTTCCCAGGGTAGTGCCTCCACCAGCCAGTTTGCCGGCAACGTGAGCGTCGAATACAACATCCTGCCTGATGGGCGCCTGCGCCTGCGGGCCTTCCGCGACAACGCCTACCAGGACATCGACGGGCCGTTTGCCCGCACCGGGGCCGCCCTCATCTTCCAGCGTGACTACAACAGCCTGCAGGACCTGTTCGCGAAGCCACCAACGGAAGTGAAAGAGGCCGTGCGCACCGACCGCCGCGCCCGCCGCGACGAGCGCAAGGCCGAGGCTGACACGCTCAAGAACAACGCCCTGAACTAA
- a CDS encoding DUF2268 domain-containing putative Zn-dependent protease (predicted Zn-dependent protease with a strongly conserved HExxH motif), with protein sequence MKPVLFALATAACLISSRALAQRPLSIDSLLEVAQKQYRDKQYPASAATYDLATRQKAATRRQRASALYNEACCYGLQGNAAKAYQYLNQSIKAGFDDANNLRNDTDLALLRTRPDWEKLIRRTAANRRIISRPEDVKLVSSDIDHFWQAYDRAQRDTAHAARIYQKYYFDKASVGLQDYYSSRIYTVPRFVQGIRRKPQFYASIRPTTLALEGLKPRVLGYFQRLKELYPAATFSDVYFLIGGYHSGGTVSPSGLLLGTDQAAGGPGVHTNELNMVQRNRLAPIEELPIVVVHEMIHNIQLGANGTLLHGAINEGMADFLAGLVSDTKGANGRLFAYGDAHEKQLWTEFEKEMNGKDWDHWIANSQEETAERPCDLGYYIGYKICEAYYQQAADKKQAIADMLNLKDATAFLAQSGYAQKVLSRN encoded by the coding sequence ATGAAACCTGTTCTCTTCGCCCTGGCTACCGCTGCCTGCCTTATTTCTTCCCGCGCCCTGGCTCAGCGCCCGTTGTCCATCGATTCGCTGCTGGAGGTGGCCCAGAAGCAGTACCGCGACAAGCAGTACCCCGCCAGCGCCGCTACCTACGACCTGGCCACCCGCCAGAAAGCCGCCACGCGCCGCCAGCGGGCCTCAGCCCTCTACAACGAAGCCTGCTGCTACGGCCTGCAGGGCAACGCGGCCAAAGCCTACCAGTATCTGAACCAGTCCATCAAAGCCGGCTTCGACGACGCCAACAACCTGCGCAACGACACCGACCTGGCCTTGCTGCGCACGCGGCCCGACTGGGAAAAGCTCATCCGCCGCACCGCCGCCAACCGCCGCATCATCAGCCGGCCCGAGGATGTGAAGCTGGTTTCCTCCGACATCGACCACTTCTGGCAGGCCTACGACCGCGCCCAGCGCGATACGGCCCACGCCGCCCGGATTTATCAGAAATACTACTTCGATAAGGCCTCGGTGGGGTTGCAGGACTATTACAGCTCCCGCATTTACACCGTGCCGCGCTTTGTGCAGGGCATCCGGCGCAAGCCCCAGTTCTACGCCTCCATCCGGCCCACTACGCTGGCACTGGAGGGCCTTAAGCCCCGGGTACTGGGCTATTTTCAGCGGCTGAAGGAGCTGTACCCGGCCGCTACGTTTTCCGACGTGTACTTCCTGATTGGCGGCTACCACTCTGGCGGTACGGTAAGCCCCTCAGGCCTGCTGCTGGGTACCGACCAGGCCGCTGGTGGGCCGGGCGTGCATACCAATGAGCTGAACATGGTGCAGCGCAACCGCTTGGCGCCCATTGAAGAGCTACCTATTGTGGTAGTCCACGAAATGATTCACAACATCCAGCTGGGTGCCAACGGCACGCTGCTGCACGGGGCCATCAACGAAGGCATGGCTGATTTTCTGGCCGGGCTGGTAAGCGACACGAAAGGCGCCAATGGCCGTCTGTTTGCCTACGGCGACGCCCACGAGAAGCAGCTCTGGACGGAGTTTGAGAAGGAAATGAACGGCAAGGACTGGGACCATTGGATTGCCAACTCCCAGGAGGAAACCGCCGAGCGGCCCTGCGACCTGGGGTACTACATCGGCTACAAGATCTGCGAGGCCTACTACCAGCAAGCTGCCGATAAAAAGCAGGCCATAGCCGATATGCTCAACCTGAAAGATGCCACCGCCTTCCTGGCCCAGAGCGGCTACGCTCAGAAAGTGCTGAGCCGGAACTAG
- a CDS encoding BamA/TamA family outer membrane protein, with translation MTRIFERMTQMQSRGALITSTRTGRAGLRLGLLLAGLWLAGCSGTRFVPEGDKLYTGSTVKLKSPYSIPREAEITTELESVIRPKPNASILGLRPKLYFWHMGQGKKKGLGKFLADRYGEAPVLLSQIDTTKVKGLMINRLYNNGYFAAPQVSSPVKAKSATAAIDYTANIQRPYTIKEIHFPERDTLVDRDIRKTQAASLLKVGDPYNLNTLITERTRIDDQMKQHGYYYFSPDYLLYEVDSTQHNQVNVFIKVKGSVPENAVQPYVLNRVTLNTRYDLTDTTTRNNAIIYQKYRYVPDEKVFKARAITGATFLYPDSLYRRRRHDQTLSRLMSLGTFKFVDIQFRPTRQKPDSLGYGFLNAYVRMTQLKKKSLRAEVQLVKKTSGFTGPGFTVQYRNRSALRGAEQLLVNLVGAFETRTGAAATDPDTGEKLPVFGLTSYELGVNAQLLVPRFIAPFDIKLRESDFQPRTVFGAGYKYVTRQDFFREDFFNLNYGYSWKTKITNQHDFKPIDLQYIRLADTTATFGQLLQDRPFLAASFRQQFIPASSYMYTYNTQVYEQRRNQFYFNGGVETSGFVASLLGKPNAAGQKEVFGQEFSQYGKFDVEVRNYYRITPDPKSGNKIATRLLVGLGMPYGNSRVLPYLKQYGAGGPNSVRAFLPRELGPGTYRPTNTSEKVTRFYDQVGDVRVEANAEYRQDLFPYVKGAVFVDAGNVWLVNPDPTRATPDGRNGQFQFSSFFKELAVGAGVGLRIDIEFIVVRLDVAYPLRAPYGSGGSKSFVPNLAIGYPF, from the coding sequence TTGACACGGATTTTTGAACGGATGACGCAGATGCAGTCGAGGGGTGCTCTTATTACTTCAACCCGTACCGGGCGGGCCGGGCTGCGGCTGGGCTTGCTGCTGGCCGGGCTATGGCTGGCTGGGTGCAGCGGCACGCGCTTCGTGCCCGAGGGCGACAAGCTCTACACGGGCAGCACCGTAAAGCTGAAGTCACCCTACAGCATTCCGCGCGAGGCCGAAATTACCACCGAGCTGGAATCGGTTATCCGGCCCAAGCCCAACGCCTCCATTCTGGGGCTGCGGCCCAAGCTGTACTTCTGGCACATGGGCCAGGGCAAAAAGAAGGGCCTGGGCAAGTTTCTGGCCGACCGCTACGGCGAGGCACCCGTGCTGCTCAGCCAGATAGATACCACCAAGGTGAAGGGGCTGATGATCAACCGGCTCTACAACAACGGCTACTTTGCCGCGCCCCAGGTGTCGAGCCCGGTAAAGGCCAAGAGCGCCACGGCGGCCATCGACTACACGGCCAACATCCAGCGGCCCTACACCATCAAGGAAATTCACTTCCCGGAGCGCGACACCCTGGTAGACCGCGACATTCGCAAAACCCAGGCTGCCAGCCTGCTGAAAGTGGGCGACCCGTACAACCTGAACACGCTGATAACCGAGCGCACGCGCATCGACGACCAGATGAAGCAGCACGGGTACTACTACTTCTCGCCCGACTACCTGCTCTACGAAGTCGACAGCACCCAGCACAACCAGGTGAACGTGTTCATTAAGGTAAAAGGCTCGGTGCCCGAAAACGCGGTGCAGCCCTACGTGCTCAACCGCGTGACGCTGAACACCCGCTACGACCTGACGGATACCACCACCCGCAACAACGCCATCATTTACCAGAAGTACCGCTACGTGCCCGATGAAAAGGTCTTCAAGGCCCGCGCCATCACGGGGGCCACGTTCCTGTACCCCGACTCCCTGTACCGCCGCCGCCGCCACGACCAGACGCTGAGCCGCCTGATGAGTCTGGGCACCTTCAAGTTCGTGGATATCCAGTTTCGGCCCACCCGCCAGAAGCCCGATTCCCTAGGCTATGGCTTCCTGAACGCCTACGTGCGCATGACCCAGCTCAAGAAGAAGTCGTTGCGGGCCGAGGTGCAGCTGGTAAAGAAAACCAGCGGCTTTACCGGGCCCGGCTTCACGGTGCAGTACCGCAACCGCTCGGCGCTGCGCGGGGCCGAGCAGCTGCTGGTGAACCTGGTCGGCGCCTTCGAAACCCGCACGGGCGCCGCGGCCACCGACCCCGATACCGGGGAAAAGCTGCCGGTTTTCGGGCTCACGTCCTACGAGCTGGGCGTAAACGCTCAGCTCCTGGTGCCGCGCTTTATTGCCCCCTTCGACATCAAGCTCAGGGAATCCGACTTCCAGCCGCGCACCGTGTTCGGGGCCGGCTACAAGTACGTGACGCGCCAGGACTTCTTCCGGGAAGACTTCTTCAACCTGAACTACGGCTACAGCTGGAAAACCAAAATCACCAACCAGCACGACTTCAAGCCTATTGACCTGCAGTACATCCGGCTGGCCGATACCACGGCCACCTTTGGGCAGCTGCTGCAGGATCGGCCGTTTCTGGCGGCCTCGTTCCGGCAGCAGTTCATTCCGGCCAGCTCCTATATGTACACCTACAACACGCAGGTGTATGAGCAGCGCCGCAACCAGTTCTACTTCAACGGGGGCGTAGAAACCTCCGGGTTTGTGGCCAGCCTGCTGGGCAAACCCAACGCCGCGGGCCAGAAGGAAGTGTTTGGGCAGGAGTTTTCGCAGTACGGGAAGTTTGATGTGGAAGTGCGCAACTACTACCGCATCACCCCCGACCCCAAAAGCGGCAACAAAATAGCCACCCGCCTGCTGGTGGGCCTGGGCATGCCTTACGGCAACTCCCGCGTGCTGCCTTACCTGAAGCAGTACGGCGCGGGCGGCCCCAACAGCGTGCGGGCCTTCCTGCCCCGGGAACTGGGTCCCGGCACCTACCGGCCCACCAATACCTCGGAAAAAGTAACCCGCTTCTACGACCAGGTAGGCGACGTGCGCGTGGAGGCCAACGCTGAGTACCGCCAGGACTTGTTTCCCTACGTGAAGGGTGCCGTGTTCGTGGATGCCGGCAACGTGTGGCTCGTGAACCCCGACCCAACGCGGGCCACACCTGACGGGCGCAATGGGCAGTTCCAATTCAGCTCCTTCTTCAAGGAGCTGGCCGTGGGCGCCGGTGTGGGCCTGCGTATCGACATCGAGTTCATTGTGGTGCGGCTGGACGTGGCTTACCCGTTGCGGGCTCCCTACGGCTCGGGCGGCAGCAAGTCGTTCGTGCCCAACCTGGCCATCGGCTACCCCTTCTAG